Proteins from a single region of Nerophis ophidion isolate RoL-2023_Sa linkage group LG10, RoL_Noph_v1.0, whole genome shotgun sequence:
- the LOC133561203 gene encoding aldo-keto reductase family 1 member D1-like: MDLSADSHCVPLRDGNTMPLIGLGTYGDPRTTPKETAYKSVKLAIETGYRHIDGALVYFNEHEVGQAIRDKIADGTVKRQDIFYCGKLWNTFHPPQLVRPALERTLKTLQLDFVDLYIVEMPTAFKPGDAFYPRDEDGKYIYHETDLCATWEALEACKDAGLAKSLGVSNFNKRQLELILNKPGLKHKPVSNQIECHPYFTQPKLLEYCRNNDIVLVGYSPLGTSRDASWVNLTCPPLLEDELLVSLAKKYKKTPAQVALRFNVQRGIVVIPKSFSPCRIKENFQIFDFCLSEEDMKAIEGLNKNIRFVELLMWSDHPEYPFHDDY, from the exons ATGGACCTCTCAGCTGACAGTCACTGTGTCCCTCTCAGGGACGGGAACACCATGCCTTTGATTGGACTGGGTACATATGGAGATCCCCGCACG accccTAAAGAGACTGCATATAAGTCTGTGAAACTGGCTATAGAAACAGGATACAGACACATTGACGGAGCTTTGGTTTACTTTAATGAACATGAGGTGGGACAAGCTATAAGGGACAAAATAGCTGATGGAACTgtgaaaagacaagatatattCTACTGTGGAAAG CTGTGGAACACGTTCCATCCGCCACAACTGGTCCGGCCCGCTTTGGAGAGGACCTTGAAAACTTTGCAGCTGGATTTTGTTGATTTATACATTGTTGAGATGCCCACAGCGTTTAAG CCAGGAGACGCTTTCTACCCAAGAGACGAGGATGGGAAGTACATTTATCATGAGACGGATCTGTGTGCAACTTGGGAG GCTTTGGAAGCATGCAAAGATGCAGGATTAGCAAAATCTCTCGGAGTGTCCAACTTCAACAAGCGACAGTTGGAGTTGATCCTCAACAAGCCTGGTCTAAAACACAAACCGGTTTCAAATCAG ATTGAATGCCATCCTTATTTCACTCAGCCAAAGTTACTGGAGTACTGCAGGAATAACGACATAGTCCTGGTGGGATACAGCCCATTGGGAACATCGAGGGATGCGTCCTG GGTTAACCTAACCTGCCCGCCACTCTTGGAGGATGAGCTGCTTGTGTCGCTGGCTAAAAAGTACAAGAAGACCCCAGCTCAGGTTGCGCTTAGGTTCAATGTGCAGAGAGGAATCGTGGTCATCCCGAAGAGCTTCAGCCCTTGTCGTATCAAGGAAAACTTCCAG ATCTTTGACTTCTGCCTGTCTGAGGAGGACATGAAGGCCATCGAGGGGCTGAACAAGAACATTCGCTTCGTGGAGCTCCTAAT GTGGTCCGATCACCCTGAGTATCCATTTCATGATGACTACTAA